From Oreochromis niloticus isolate F11D_XX linkage group LG14, O_niloticus_UMD_NMBU, whole genome shotgun sequence, one genomic window encodes:
- the smtnl gene encoding smoothelin, like isoform X3 — MQAPAVGDMGEVCCPQSCSQEGETVCAALARYENTLRDAIREIHVDVSTFKLGMERRLEETANLSGPLGRAVAHLQQENRQLRSQLDSLTRQVELLSGITCDRSTLLNNNHHTHAQNHKNHLDDIEENHHEIKEVIYGKGEAHTQSQAHVHMQTSTLGSQAQTYSNLSNQTIPASPPATFSSCSTSSSPPVGSRVSSMVTSPVSGSSPSITRFSSRATFAVSSKTNSIEREEPIEVDPAPTHSGQENGHAVSKEHSVLVHGKISPPTDPPHEHAPIVTMRMPHLPITATTKTAEIKSSPIVPSSPASPLTSPASSEASPGGQPASSTTLPEPIEESPIQPVPSVKSWTPTPIRALGSPYLQEKPNSVPAKSVTYSGLQEPDSDGSFGQMGERRRELVRSQTLPRNIGAQARRAIFERLDSEASRLKPVESKPKLKRSQSFGVSTASSIKQILLEWCRSKTIGYQNIDIQNFSSSWSDGMAFCALVHSFFPTEFDYTSLSPANRRHNFELAFGTAELTPALRETARNPGAPSQHVK; from the exons ATGCAAGCCCCAGCTGTGGGTGACATGGGAGAAGTGTGCTGCCCACAATCTTGCTCTCAAGAGGGCGAGACTGTGTGTGCAGCACTAGCCCGTTATGAGAACACTCTAAGGGATGCCATCAGGGAGATCCATGTGGATGTGAGTACTTTTAAACTGGGTATGGAGCGTCGTCTGGAGGAGACGGCCAACTTGAGTGGGCCCCTCGGACGAGCCGTGGCTCATCTCCAACAGGAGAATCGGCAGCTCAGGAGTCAGCTGGATTCTCTGACTCGACAGGTGGAGCTCCTCAGTGGCATCACATGTGACAGGAGCACCTTGCTGAACAACAACCACCACACACATGCCCAAAACCACAAGAACCACCTAGATGACATTGAGGAGAATCACCATGAGATAAAGGAGGTGATCTACGGAAAAGGTGAGGCTCACACGCAGAGTCAGGCTCATGTACACATGCAGACCTCCACCTTGGGAAGCCAAGCCCAGACCTACAGCAACCTCAGCAATCAGACTATCCCTGCATCCCCCCCTGCCACTTTTTCATCCTGCTCCACCTCCAGTAGTCCTCCAGTTGGCTCCAGAGTTTCCTCCATGGTGACAAGCCCAGTGTCTGGGAGCAGCCCCTCCATCACCCGCTTCTCCAGCCGAGCCACTTTTGCTGTGTCCAGCAAGACCAAT agcattGAGCGAGAGGAGCCGATCGAAGTCGACCCAGCCCCGACACATTCTGGACAGGAAAATGGACATGCTGTTTCTAAAG AACATTCAGTGCTGGTACATGGAAAGATCTCCCCACCCACTGACCCTCCACATGAACACGCTCCCATTGTCACCATGCGGATGCCCCACCTCCCCATTACTGCTACAACCAAGACAGCAGAAATCAAAAGCTCCCCCATTGTTCCAAGTAGCCCCGCAAGTCCTCTGACCTCTCCGGCCTCCTCCGAGGCCTCACCTGGTGGCCAGCCAGCTTCTAGCACCACCCTGCCCGAGCCAATAGAGGAGTCTCCAATACAACCAG TACCTTCTGTAAAGTCCTGGACTCCTACACCTATCAGAGCTCTGGGATCTCCTTATCTTCAGG AGAAACCAAATTCAGTTCCTGCTAAGTCTGTGACCTACTCAGGTCTACAGGAGCCTGACAG TGACGGCTCCTTTGGGCAGATGGGAGAAAGGAGGCGAGAGCTGGTGAGATCACAGACTCTGCCCCGTAACATTGGTGCTCAAGCCCGTCGAGCTATCTTTGAAAGACTGGATTCTGAGGCCAG TCGTCTTAAACCAGTGGAGTCGAAGCCCAAGCTGAAGCGCTCTCAGAGTTTCGGGGTGTCCACtgccagcagcatcaaacagaTCCTTCTCGAGTGGTGTCGCTCCAAGACCATCGGCTACCAG AACATCGACATCCAGAACTTCTCATCCAGCTGGAGTGATGGGATGGCTTTCTGTGCCCTGGTTCACTCTTTCTTTCCGACCGAGTTTGACTACACCTCTTTGTCACCGGCCAATCGCAGGCACAACTTTGAGCTGGCCTTTGGAACTGCAGA ACTCACCCCAGcactcagagaaactgcaaggAACCCAGGAGCTCCATCTCAGCATGTTAAAT AG
- the smtnl gene encoding smoothelin, like isoform X1: protein MQAPAVGDMGEVCCPQSCSQEGETVCAALARYENTLRDAIREIHVDVSTFKLGMERRLEETANLSGPLGRAVAHLQQENRQLRSQLDSLTRQVELLSGITCDRSTLLNNNHHTHAQNHKNHLDDIEENHHEIKEVIYGKGEAHTQSQAHVHMQTSTLGSQAQTYSNLSNQTIPASPPATFSSCSTSSSPPVGSRVSSMVTSPVSGSSPSITRFSSRATFAVSSKTNSIEREEPIEVDPAPTHSGQENGHAVSKEHSVLVHGKISPPTDPPHEHAPIVTMRMPHLPITATTKTAEIKSSPIVPSSPASPLTSPASSEASPGGQPASSTTLPEPIEESPIQPVPSVKSWTPTPIRALGSPYLQEKPNSVPAKSVTYSGLQEPDSDGSFGQMGERRRELVRSQTLPRNIGAQARRAIFERLDSEASRLKPVESKPKLKRSQSFGVSTASSIKQILLEWCRSKTIGYQNIDIQNFSSSWSDGMAFCALVHSFFPTEFDYTSLSPANRRHNFELAFGTAEVKAGCDRLIEVDDMMIMGRKPDPMCVFTYVQSLYNHLRKFE, encoded by the exons ATGCAAGCCCCAGCTGTGGGTGACATGGGAGAAGTGTGCTGCCCACAATCTTGCTCTCAAGAGGGCGAGACTGTGTGTGCAGCACTAGCCCGTTATGAGAACACTCTAAGGGATGCCATCAGGGAGATCCATGTGGATGTGAGTACTTTTAAACTGGGTATGGAGCGTCGTCTGGAGGAGACGGCCAACTTGAGTGGGCCCCTCGGACGAGCCGTGGCTCATCTCCAACAGGAGAATCGGCAGCTCAGGAGTCAGCTGGATTCTCTGACTCGACAGGTGGAGCTCCTCAGTGGCATCACATGTGACAGGAGCACCTTGCTGAACAACAACCACCACACACATGCCCAAAACCACAAGAACCACCTAGATGACATTGAGGAGAATCACCATGAGATAAAGGAGGTGATCTACGGAAAAGGTGAGGCTCACACGCAGAGTCAGGCTCATGTACACATGCAGACCTCCACCTTGGGAAGCCAAGCCCAGACCTACAGCAACCTCAGCAATCAGACTATCCCTGCATCCCCCCCTGCCACTTTTTCATCCTGCTCCACCTCCAGTAGTCCTCCAGTTGGCTCCAGAGTTTCCTCCATGGTGACAAGCCCAGTGTCTGGGAGCAGCCCCTCCATCACCCGCTTCTCCAGCCGAGCCACTTTTGCTGTGTCCAGCAAGACCAAT agcattGAGCGAGAGGAGCCGATCGAAGTCGACCCAGCCCCGACACATTCTGGACAGGAAAATGGACATGCTGTTTCTAAAG AACATTCAGTGCTGGTACATGGAAAGATCTCCCCACCCACTGACCCTCCACATGAACACGCTCCCATTGTCACCATGCGGATGCCCCACCTCCCCATTACTGCTACAACCAAGACAGCAGAAATCAAAAGCTCCCCCATTGTTCCAAGTAGCCCCGCAAGTCCTCTGACCTCTCCGGCCTCCTCCGAGGCCTCACCTGGTGGCCAGCCAGCTTCTAGCACCACCCTGCCCGAGCCAATAGAGGAGTCTCCAATACAACCAG TACCTTCTGTAAAGTCCTGGACTCCTACACCTATCAGAGCTCTGGGATCTCCTTATCTTCAGG AGAAACCAAATTCAGTTCCTGCTAAGTCTGTGACCTACTCAGGTCTACAGGAGCCTGACAG TGACGGCTCCTTTGGGCAGATGGGAGAAAGGAGGCGAGAGCTGGTGAGATCACAGACTCTGCCCCGTAACATTGGTGCTCAAGCCCGTCGAGCTATCTTTGAAAGACTGGATTCTGAGGCCAG TCGTCTTAAACCAGTGGAGTCGAAGCCCAAGCTGAAGCGCTCTCAGAGTTTCGGGGTGTCCACtgccagcagcatcaaacagaTCCTTCTCGAGTGGTGTCGCTCCAAGACCATCGGCTACCAG AACATCGACATCCAGAACTTCTCATCCAGCTGGAGTGATGGGATGGCTTTCTGTGCCCTGGTTCACTCTTTCTTTCCGACCGAGTTTGACTACACCTCTTTGTCACCGGCCAATCGCAGGCACAACTTTGAGCTGGCCTTTGGAACTGCAGA AGTGAAGGCAGGCTGCGACCGGCTGATCGAGGTGGACGATATGATGATCATGGGCCGTAAGCCAGACCCCATGTGCGTCTTCACCTACGTGCAGTCCCTCTACAACCACCTGCGCAAGTTCGAGTGA
- the smtnl gene encoding smoothelin, like isoform X2, translating to MQAPAVGDMGEVCCPQSCSQEGETVCAALARYENTLRDAIREIHVDVSTFKLGMERRLEETANLSGPLGRAVAHLQQENRQLRSQLDSLTRQVELLSGITCDRSTLLNNNHHTHAQNHKNHLDDIEENHHEIKEVIYGKGEAHTQSQAHVHMQTSTLGSQAQTYSNLSNQTIPASPPATFSSCSTSSSPPVGSRVSSMVTSPVSGSSPSITRFSSRATFAVSSKTNSIEREEPIEVDPAPTHSGQENGHAVSKEHSVLVHGKISPPTDPPHEHAPIVTMRMPHLPITATTKTAEIKSSPIVPSSPASPLTSPASSEASPGGQPASSTTLPEPIEESPIQPVPSVKSWTPTPIRALGSPYLQEKPNSVPAKSVTYSGLQEPDSDGSFGQMGERRRELVRSQTLPRNIGAQARRAIFERLDSEASRLKPVESKPKLKRSQSFGVSTASSIKQILLEWCRSKTIGYQNIDIQNFSSSWSDGMAFCALVHSFFPTEFDYTSLSPANRRHNFELAFGTAELTPALRETARNPGAPSQHVKCTSEGRLRPADRGGRYDDHGP from the exons ATGCAAGCCCCAGCTGTGGGTGACATGGGAGAAGTGTGCTGCCCACAATCTTGCTCTCAAGAGGGCGAGACTGTGTGTGCAGCACTAGCCCGTTATGAGAACACTCTAAGGGATGCCATCAGGGAGATCCATGTGGATGTGAGTACTTTTAAACTGGGTATGGAGCGTCGTCTGGAGGAGACGGCCAACTTGAGTGGGCCCCTCGGACGAGCCGTGGCTCATCTCCAACAGGAGAATCGGCAGCTCAGGAGTCAGCTGGATTCTCTGACTCGACAGGTGGAGCTCCTCAGTGGCATCACATGTGACAGGAGCACCTTGCTGAACAACAACCACCACACACATGCCCAAAACCACAAGAACCACCTAGATGACATTGAGGAGAATCACCATGAGATAAAGGAGGTGATCTACGGAAAAGGTGAGGCTCACACGCAGAGTCAGGCTCATGTACACATGCAGACCTCCACCTTGGGAAGCCAAGCCCAGACCTACAGCAACCTCAGCAATCAGACTATCCCTGCATCCCCCCCTGCCACTTTTTCATCCTGCTCCACCTCCAGTAGTCCTCCAGTTGGCTCCAGAGTTTCCTCCATGGTGACAAGCCCAGTGTCTGGGAGCAGCCCCTCCATCACCCGCTTCTCCAGCCGAGCCACTTTTGCTGTGTCCAGCAAGACCAAT agcattGAGCGAGAGGAGCCGATCGAAGTCGACCCAGCCCCGACACATTCTGGACAGGAAAATGGACATGCTGTTTCTAAAG AACATTCAGTGCTGGTACATGGAAAGATCTCCCCACCCACTGACCCTCCACATGAACACGCTCCCATTGTCACCATGCGGATGCCCCACCTCCCCATTACTGCTACAACCAAGACAGCAGAAATCAAAAGCTCCCCCATTGTTCCAAGTAGCCCCGCAAGTCCTCTGACCTCTCCGGCCTCCTCCGAGGCCTCACCTGGTGGCCAGCCAGCTTCTAGCACCACCCTGCCCGAGCCAATAGAGGAGTCTCCAATACAACCAG TACCTTCTGTAAAGTCCTGGACTCCTACACCTATCAGAGCTCTGGGATCTCCTTATCTTCAGG AGAAACCAAATTCAGTTCCTGCTAAGTCTGTGACCTACTCAGGTCTACAGGAGCCTGACAG TGACGGCTCCTTTGGGCAGATGGGAGAAAGGAGGCGAGAGCTGGTGAGATCACAGACTCTGCCCCGTAACATTGGTGCTCAAGCCCGTCGAGCTATCTTTGAAAGACTGGATTCTGAGGCCAG TCGTCTTAAACCAGTGGAGTCGAAGCCCAAGCTGAAGCGCTCTCAGAGTTTCGGGGTGTCCACtgccagcagcatcaaacagaTCCTTCTCGAGTGGTGTCGCTCCAAGACCATCGGCTACCAG AACATCGACATCCAGAACTTCTCATCCAGCTGGAGTGATGGGATGGCTTTCTGTGCCCTGGTTCACTCTTTCTTTCCGACCGAGTTTGACTACACCTCTTTGTCACCGGCCAATCGCAGGCACAACTTTGAGCTGGCCTTTGGAACTGCAGA ACTCACCCCAGcactcagagaaactgcaaggAACCCAGGAGCTCCATCTCAGCATGTTAAATGTACA AGTGAAGGCAGGCTGCGACCGGCTGATCGAGGTGGACGATATGATGATCATGGGCCGTAA